A window of the Arenibacter algicola genome harbors these coding sequences:
- the dprA gene encoding DNA-processing protein DprA — MTRDEIIAILRLQNVPNIGDVTAKKLISSCGSPSAIFEEKMTRLKKLDGIGYGILKGLMDREHLEAAELEYEFIRSQEINLHYFMEDGYPAYLKHCIDSPILLFSQGNIDLNRRRIISIVGTRNITSYGTSFCEQLIEDLAPLDPIIVSGFAYGVDICVQRAAVKHGLQTIGCLAHGLNQIYPKIHEKYVPDINKNGGFFTEFWSTSQPDRENFLKRNRIIAGMGEATIVVESAEKGGSLVTADIANSYNRDVFAVPGRTQDKYSSGCNNLIKHQKAQMLTSAADLIYMMGWELEEKEPVSIQKQLFVDLDDTEKEIYDYLQQGGKQMLDLIALDCKLPIFKVSSTLLNMEMKGVVRPLPGKLFEAI, encoded by the coding sequence ATGACTAGAGATGAAATAATTGCTATTCTTCGTTTGCAGAACGTTCCGAATATTGGCGACGTTACCGCAAAAAAATTAATATCCAGTTGTGGGAGTCCTTCGGCCATTTTTGAGGAAAAAATGACTCGTTTGAAAAAGTTGGATGGTATTGGTTACGGAATCTTAAAAGGACTTATGGATCGGGAGCATTTGGAGGCCGCTGAATTGGAATATGAGTTTATTAGGAGTCAGGAAATAAACCTTCATTATTTTATGGAGGACGGTTATCCCGCTTATTTAAAACATTGTATAGATAGTCCTATTTTACTTTTCAGTCAGGGGAACATAGATTTGAACCGCAGGAGGATCATAAGTATTGTTGGTACCAGAAATATTACCAGTTATGGCACTTCATTTTGCGAGCAATTAATAGAGGACTTGGCACCATTGGATCCAATTATTGTTAGTGGGTTTGCCTACGGGGTGGATATTTGTGTACAGAGGGCAGCCGTGAAACATGGTTTACAAACTATTGGATGCCTGGCCCATGGGTTGAATCAGATTTATCCAAAAATACATGAAAAATATGTGCCCGATATAAATAAAAATGGTGGTTTTTTCACTGAATTTTGGAGCACGAGTCAACCGGATAGGGAAAATTTTTTAAAGCGAAATCGGATTATTGCTGGTATGGGCGAAGCTACTATTGTAGTGGAATCTGCTGAAAAAGGGGGTAGTCTGGTTACCGCAGATATAGCCAACAGTTATAATCGAGATGTTTTTGCCGTACCTGGAAGAACCCAGGATAAGTACAGCAGTGGATGCAATAACCTCATTAAACATCAGAAAGCACAAATGCTTACCTCGGCCGCCGACTTGATCTATATGATGGGCTGGGAATTGGAAGAAAAGGAGCCCGTTTCCATTCAAAAGCAACTATTTGTAGATTTGGACGATACCGAGAAGGAAATCTATGATTATTTGCAGCAGGGGGGGAAACAAATGTTGGACCTTATTGCATTGGACTGTAAGTTGCCCATATTTAAGGTTTCCTCTACCCTCTTGAATATGGAAATGAAGGGAGTAGTGAGGCCACTTCCAGGTAAATTGTTCGAGGCTATCTAA